A DNA window from Drosophila sechellia strain sech25 chromosome X, ASM438219v1, whole genome shotgun sequence contains the following coding sequences:
- the LOC6617657 gene encoding uncharacterized protein C1orf131, translating into MNVSADFKPVPTRAALALQQKQENTEFQAHVFHEPQFSSKSGAKKQDDGAQKSHKTKEGGIELNPEFDIKKARHEVLNFAIKNQRVIKNKTKMEMFQLVKLGAKPLKKASKNYKELKDERQRLKNIREERKKFHQLGKNQTGAASVKCRTKSQKERNDKRRAPVSHIDQHYGKAQPKFKTRK; encoded by the coding sequence ATGAACGTCAGCGCTGATTTCAAGCCGGTACCCACGCGAGCAGCGTTGGCACTGCAGCAGAAGCAGGAGAACACCGAATTCCAAGCACACGTCTTCCACGAACCGCAGTTTTCATCGAAAAGTGGAGCAAAAAAGCAGGACGACGGCGCGCAAAAGTCGCACAAAACCAAGGAGGGCGGCATCGAACTGAATCCCGAATTCGATATCAAGAAGGCGCGCCACGAAGTGCTCAATTTTGCGATCAAAAACCAACGTGTGATCAAAAACAAGAccaaaatggaaatgtttCAGCTGGTCAAGCTGGGCGCCAAGCCGCTGAAGAAGGCGTCGAAGAACTACAAGGAGCTGAAGGACGAACGCCAGCGGCTGAAGAATATTCGCGAGGAGCGCAAGAAGTTCCATCAGTTGGGCAAAAATCAAACGGGCGCCGCAAGCGTCAAATGCCGCACCAAATCGCAAAAGGAGCGCAACGACAAGAGGCGCGCGCCCGTTTCGCACATCGATCAGCACTACGGCAAGGCGCAGCCCAAGTTTAAGACGAGAAAATAG